A stretch of the Vigna radiata var. radiata cultivar VC1973A chromosome 7, Vradiata_ver6, whole genome shotgun sequence genome encodes the following:
- the LOC106769239 gene encoding serine/threonine-protein kinase AFC2 isoform X1, whose protein sequence is MEMERVFEFPHTHMDRRPRKRARLGWDVPEASTAQVGLFCGQDVGTISSYAPSSGPSEHSTSSLFVKEVAQNGSPSWRDDDKDGHYMFALGENLTSRYRIHSKMGEGTFGKVLECWDRERKEMVAIKIIRSIKKYREAAMIEIQVLEQLGKHDKGGNRCVQIRNWFDYRNHICIVFEKLGPSLYDFLRKNNYRSFPIDLVREIGRQLLECIAFMHDLRMIHTDLKPENILLLSPEYVKVPDYKSTSRSPGSYFKRVPKSSAIKVIDFGSTTYEREDQNYIVSTRHYRAPEVILGLGWSYPCDIWSVGCILVELCTGEALFQTHENLEHLAMMERVLGPLPLHMLKRVDRHAEKYVRRGRLHWPDGATSRDSIKAVMKLPRLQNLIMHHVDHSAGDVIHLLQGLLRFDPSERLTAKEALRHSFFMRDHFRR, encoded by the exons ATGGAGATGGAACGGGTTTTCGAATTTCCTCACACTCACATGGATCGACGCCCGAGAAAGAGAGCGCGGTTGGGCTGGGACGTCCCTGAGGCTTCTACG GCTCAGGTAGGATTGTTTTGTGGACAAGATGTTGGGACTATTTCCAGCTATGCTCCTTCAAGTGGTCCCTCAGAACATAGCACTAGTTCTCTATTTGTTAAGGAAGTTGCACAAAATGGTTCTCCCTCTTGGCGAGACGATGACAAAGATGGACATTACATGTTTGCGCTTGGAGAAAATTTAACTTCTCGCT ATAGGATCCACAGCAAAATGGGTGAAGGAACTTTTGGAAAAGTCTTAGAATGTTGGgacagagaaaggaaagaaatggTTGCAATAAAAATTATCCGAAGCATAAAGAAGTATCGAGAAGCAGCCATGATAGAAATTCAGGTGTTGGAACAGCTTGGTAAACATGACAAAGGAGGCAATCG TTGTGTGCAAATACGGAACTGGTTTGACTATCGTAATCATATCTGTATT GTGTTTGAGAAACTTGGACCAAGCTTATACGATTTTCTTCGGAAAAACAATTATCGCTCCTTTCCCATTGATCTTGTCCGTGAGATTGGCAGACAACTATTGGAATGTATAGCAT TCATGCATGACTTGCGGATGATTCATACCGACCTCAAGCCGGAAAACATACTGCTATTGTCACCAGAGTATGTCAAAGTTCCTGACTACAAG AGCACATCCAGATCTCCTGGTTCCTATTTCAAAAGGGTTCCCAAATCAAGTGCTATAAAGGTTATTGATTTCGGCAGCACCACTTATGAGAGAGAAGATCAGAATTACATTGTATCAACTCGTCATTATAGAGCTCCTGAAGTTATCCTTG GACTTGGCTGGAGCTATCCGTGTGATATTTGGAGTGTGGGGTGTATATTGGTTGAGTTATGTACG GGAGAAGCTTTATTTCAGACTCATGAAAATTTAGAGCATCTTGCAATGATGGAAAGGGTTCTTGGTCCATTACCACTGCACATGTTGAAGAGAGTCGA CCGACATGCTGAGAAGTATGTTAGGAGAGGTAGATTACATTGGCCTGATGGTGCGACTTCAAGGGATAGTATCAAAGCTGTAATGAAGCTTCCAAGGCTACag AACCTTATAATGCACCATGTGGACCATTCAGCTGGCGATGTCATACATCTCTTGCAGGGGTTACTTAGGTTCGACCCTTCTGAAAGGCTTACAGCCAAAGAAGCTCTTAGACATTCCTTCTTTATGAGAGACCACTTTAGGAGATAA
- the LOC106769239 gene encoding serine/threonine-protein kinase AFC2 isoform X3, whose product MGEGTFGKVLECWDRERKEMVAIKIIRSIKKYREAAMIEIQVLEQLGKHDKGGNRCVQIRNWFDYRNHICIVFEKLGPSLYDFLRKNNYRSFPIDLVREIGRQLLECIAFMHDLRMIHTDLKPENILLLSPEYVKVPDYKSTSRSPGSYFKRVPKSSAIKVIDFGSTTYEREDQNYIVSTRHYRAPEVILGLGWSYPCDIWSVGCILVELCTGEALFQTHENLEHLAMMERVLGPLPLHMLKRVDRHAEKYVRRGRLHWPDGATSRDSIKAVMKLPRLQNLIMHHVDHSAGDVIHLLQGLLRFDPSERLTAKEALRHSFFMRDHFRR is encoded by the exons ATGGGTGAAGGAACTTTTGGAAAAGTCTTAGAATGTTGGgacagagaaaggaaagaaatggTTGCAATAAAAATTATCCGAAGCATAAAGAAGTATCGAGAAGCAGCCATGATAGAAATTCAGGTGTTGGAACAGCTTGGTAAACATGACAAAGGAGGCAATCG TTGTGTGCAAATACGGAACTGGTTTGACTATCGTAATCATATCTGTATT GTGTTTGAGAAACTTGGACCAAGCTTATACGATTTTCTTCGGAAAAACAATTATCGCTCCTTTCCCATTGATCTTGTCCGTGAGATTGGCAGACAACTATTGGAATGTATAGCAT TCATGCATGACTTGCGGATGATTCATACCGACCTCAAGCCGGAAAACATACTGCTATTGTCACCAGAGTATGTCAAAGTTCCTGACTACAAG AGCACATCCAGATCTCCTGGTTCCTATTTCAAAAGGGTTCCCAAATCAAGTGCTATAAAGGTTATTGATTTCGGCAGCACCACTTATGAGAGAGAAGATCAGAATTACATTGTATCAACTCGTCATTATAGAGCTCCTGAAGTTATCCTTG GACTTGGCTGGAGCTATCCGTGTGATATTTGGAGTGTGGGGTGTATATTGGTTGAGTTATGTACG GGAGAAGCTTTATTTCAGACTCATGAAAATTTAGAGCATCTTGCAATGATGGAAAGGGTTCTTGGTCCATTACCACTGCACATGTTGAAGAGAGTCGA CCGACATGCTGAGAAGTATGTTAGGAGAGGTAGATTACATTGGCCTGATGGTGCGACTTCAAGGGATAGTATCAAAGCTGTAATGAAGCTTCCAAGGCTACag AACCTTATAATGCACCATGTGGACCATTCAGCTGGCGATGTCATACATCTCTTGCAGGGGTTACTTAGGTTCGACCCTTCTGAAAGGCTTACAGCCAAAGAAGCTCTTAGACATTCCTTCTTTATGAGAGACCACTTTAGGAGATAA
- the LOC106769239 gene encoding serine/threonine-protein kinase AFC2 isoform X4 → MTKEAIVMHDLRMIHTDLKPENILLLSPEYVKVPDYKSTSRSPGSYFKRVPKSSAIKVIDFGSTTYEREDQNYIVSTRHYRAPEVILGLGWSYPCDIWSVGCILVELCTGEALFQTHENLEHLAMMERVLGPLPLHMLKRVDRHAEKYVRRGRLHWPDGATSRDSIKAVMKLPRLQNLIMHHVDHSAGDVIHLLQGLLRFDPSERLTAKEALRHSFFMRDHFRR, encoded by the exons ATGACAAAGGAGGCAATCG TCATGCATGACTTGCGGATGATTCATACCGACCTCAAGCCGGAAAACATACTGCTATTGTCACCAGAGTATGTCAAAGTTCCTGACTACAAG AGCACATCCAGATCTCCTGGTTCCTATTTCAAAAGGGTTCCCAAATCAAGTGCTATAAAGGTTATTGATTTCGGCAGCACCACTTATGAGAGAGAAGATCAGAATTACATTGTATCAACTCGTCATTATAGAGCTCCTGAAGTTATCCTTG GACTTGGCTGGAGCTATCCGTGTGATATTTGGAGTGTGGGGTGTATATTGGTTGAGTTATGTACG GGAGAAGCTTTATTTCAGACTCATGAAAATTTAGAGCATCTTGCAATGATGGAAAGGGTTCTTGGTCCATTACCACTGCACATGTTGAAGAGAGTCGA CCGACATGCTGAGAAGTATGTTAGGAGAGGTAGATTACATTGGCCTGATGGTGCGACTTCAAGGGATAGTATCAAAGCTGTAATGAAGCTTCCAAGGCTACag AACCTTATAATGCACCATGTGGACCATTCAGCTGGCGATGTCATACATCTCTTGCAGGGGTTACTTAGGTTCGACCCTTCTGAAAGGCTTACAGCCAAAGAAGCTCTTAGACATTCCTTCTTTATGAGAGACCACTTTAGGAGATAA
- the LOC106769239 gene encoding serine/threonine-protein kinase AFC2 isoform X2: MEMERVFEFPHTHMDRRPRKRARLGWDVPEASTAQVGLFCGQDVGTISSYAPSSGPSEHSTSSLFVKEVAQNGSPSWRDDDKDGHYMFALGENLTSRYRIHSKMGEGTFGKVLECWDRERKEMVAIKIIRSIKKYREAAMIEIQVLEQLGKHDKGGNRCVQIRNWFDYRNHICIVFEKLGPSLYDFLRKNNYRSFPIDLVREIGRQLLECIAFMHDLRMIHTDLKPENILLLSPEYVKVPDYKSTSRSPGSYFKRVPKSSAIKVIDFGSTTYEREDQNYIVSTRHYRAPEVILGLGWSYPCDIWSVGCILVELCTGEALFQTHENLEHLAMMERVLGPLPLHMLKRVDRHAEKYVRRGRLHWPDGATSRDSIKAVMKLPRLQQFFSANTCRTL; this comes from the exons ATGGAGATGGAACGGGTTTTCGAATTTCCTCACACTCACATGGATCGACGCCCGAGAAAGAGAGCGCGGTTGGGCTGGGACGTCCCTGAGGCTTCTACG GCTCAGGTAGGATTGTTTTGTGGACAAGATGTTGGGACTATTTCCAGCTATGCTCCTTCAAGTGGTCCCTCAGAACATAGCACTAGTTCTCTATTTGTTAAGGAAGTTGCACAAAATGGTTCTCCCTCTTGGCGAGACGATGACAAAGATGGACATTACATGTTTGCGCTTGGAGAAAATTTAACTTCTCGCT ATAGGATCCACAGCAAAATGGGTGAAGGAACTTTTGGAAAAGTCTTAGAATGTTGGgacagagaaaggaaagaaatggTTGCAATAAAAATTATCCGAAGCATAAAGAAGTATCGAGAAGCAGCCATGATAGAAATTCAGGTGTTGGAACAGCTTGGTAAACATGACAAAGGAGGCAATCG TTGTGTGCAAATACGGAACTGGTTTGACTATCGTAATCATATCTGTATT GTGTTTGAGAAACTTGGACCAAGCTTATACGATTTTCTTCGGAAAAACAATTATCGCTCCTTTCCCATTGATCTTGTCCGTGAGATTGGCAGACAACTATTGGAATGTATAGCAT TCATGCATGACTTGCGGATGATTCATACCGACCTCAAGCCGGAAAACATACTGCTATTGTCACCAGAGTATGTCAAAGTTCCTGACTACAAG AGCACATCCAGATCTCCTGGTTCCTATTTCAAAAGGGTTCCCAAATCAAGTGCTATAAAGGTTATTGATTTCGGCAGCACCACTTATGAGAGAGAAGATCAGAATTACATTGTATCAACTCGTCATTATAGAGCTCCTGAAGTTATCCTTG GACTTGGCTGGAGCTATCCGTGTGATATTTGGAGTGTGGGGTGTATATTGGTTGAGTTATGTACG GGAGAAGCTTTATTTCAGACTCATGAAAATTTAGAGCATCTTGCAATGATGGAAAGGGTTCTTGGTCCATTACCACTGCACATGTTGAAGAGAGTCGA CCGACATGCTGAGAAGTATGTTAGGAGAGGTAGATTACATTGGCCTGATGGTGCGACTTCAAGGGATAGTATCAAAGCTGTAATGAAGCTTCCAAGGCTACag CAATTTTTCTCCGCAAATACATGCAGAACCTTATAA